A genomic stretch from Microtus ochrogaster isolate Prairie Vole_2 linkage group LG10, MicOch1.0, whole genome shotgun sequence includes:
- the Ndufa4 gene encoding cytochrome c oxidase subunit NDUFA4, giving the protein MLRQIIGQAKKHPSLIPLFVFIGAGGTGAALYVMRLALFNPDVSWDRKNNPEPWNKLGPNEQYKFYSVNVDYSKLKKEGPDF; this is encoded by the exons ATGCTCCGTCAGATCATCGGGCAAGCCAAGAAGCATCCCAGC TTGATTCCTCTCTTCGTATTTATTGGAGCAGGAGGTACTGGAGCAGCACTGTATGTGATGCGCCTGGCATTGTTCAATCCAGATGTCAG ctGGGACAGGAAAAATAACCCAGAGCCTTGGAACAAACTGGGTCCCAATGAACAGTATAAG ttctacTCAGTGAATGTGGACTACAGCAAACTGAAGAAAGAAGGCCCTGACTTCTAA